The following are encoded together in the Proteiniphilum saccharofermentans genome:
- a CDS encoding GNAT family N-acetyltransferase, with translation MDIQFRIDNSNRGSFFIEQEGRQVAELDFEIKDNLLNAYHTGVRPELEGQGIAGRLFNEMVNYARENGYQVIPSCSYILAKFRRRPDDYNDIWYRSKDEPTGEACGIKPKDKNN, from the coding sequence ATGGATATACAATTCAGAATAGACAACAGTAACCGGGGTAGTTTTTTCATTGAACAGGAAGGGCGGCAGGTCGCTGAACTGGATTTCGAAATAAAAGATAATCTGCTGAACGCCTATCATACAGGCGTACGTCCAGAACTGGAAGGGCAAGGTATTGCCGGAAGATTATTCAATGAGATGGTCAATTATGCACGGGAGAATGGATATCAGGTAATCCCGTCATGCTCCTATATCCTGGCAAAATTCCGCAGGCGCCCTGATGATTACAACGATATATGGTATCGTTCCAAAGATGAACCCACAGGAGAGGCCTGTGGTATTAAGCCGAAAGACAAGAATAACTGA
- a CDS encoding thioredoxin family protein: protein MKQFLILSVLTLSALSLNAQPIAVGSVAPDFSLKNIDGTTVSLSDYANEKGVVVIFSCNPCPYVQAYEDRMIALHNEFAPQGVPVVYINPNDPVQSPADSFEEMKKRAAEKNFPFPYLVDEGQQVYPAYGATRTPEIFLLKNEGNGRFVVVYTGTVDDNYQDPAAVTAPYAANAVRALLAGNNPDPATTVAIGCTIKPKG, encoded by the coding sequence ATGAAACAGTTTTTAATTTTATCAGTTTTGACGTTGAGCGCATTATCGTTGAACGCGCAACCTATCGCGGTCGGTTCCGTTGCACCCGATTTCTCACTGAAGAATATCGATGGTACGACCGTCTCTTTGTCCGATTACGCAAATGAGAAAGGGGTGGTGGTGATCTTCTCCTGTAACCCTTGTCCTTATGTGCAGGCTTATGAAGACCGTATGATCGCTTTGCATAATGAGTTTGCTCCACAGGGAGTTCCGGTGGTGTATATCAACCCGAACGATCCGGTACAATCACCTGCCGACTCTTTTGAAGAGATGAAAAAAAGGGCTGCTGAAAAGAACTTCCCTTTCCCTTACCTGGTGGATGAAGGACAACAGGTATATCCGGCATACGGTGCTACCCGCACTCCGGAGATCTTCCTGTTAAAAAATGAAGGTAATGGACGGTTTGTGGTAGTTTATACCGGAACCGTGGATGATAATTATCAGGATCCAGCGGCTGTGACCGCTCCGTATGCAGCGAATGCAGTACGTGCTTTACTGGCCGGTAATAACCCCGATCCTGCAACAACAGTAGCGATTGGTTGCACTATAAAGCCAAAGGGATAA